The genomic window TGAAAGCATCATAGTCACTTCGACCATCGAACGGAATATATGTGTAGTTGAGTTGATGAGATTTGTACCACTTTGTATACAAGTTTCTCAATGCTTCGGATCCATCAGGATTGGCGGCATCAGTGGCGTTGTACACCTGATAAGCATAGTTTGGAGAAGCCATCATGTCGTAATCCATGAAAAGACGGATCTTTAAATTCTCCTCGTCGGAAAGTTGGGAAACGTAGTAGTCTGAACCGAGAAGTCCCTCCTCCTCACCTGCCCACCAACCAAATCTAACACAATTGTTGACTTTGTACTTGGTCAACTGGGTAGCAACCTCAAGCAGAGATATGGAACCAGTCCCATCGTCATTGATACCCGGTCCTGCTTCAACACTGTCCGAATGTCCTCCCAACATTACACAGTTATTTGCATCGCCTCCTTTAGTCTGAGCAATGATGTTTGTGGTGGTGATTTCTTCGACCAATGCATCAACGAATGCAGATCCATCGATAGATTccccattcttcaatttcgcGACATATGGGgctgcttcttcatctgaaatACCGAAAGTGGCGATATGATCTGCGTTTGGTGCTCCAAGTGTTCCACTCAAAGAGCCGTTGGCATTATTGTAGACAACTGCGGCAATGGCACCTGCTTTACCGGCATTCGCAGATTTATCTCCAAAGGAACAAGTTCCACGGAGGATCAAAGCTATAGAGCCCGCTACCTCTGCGGGATAGTCGGATGCATCACAACCATTGTTGTTGACCAATACTAGTGGACCGAAAACTGCATCTTTGTTGGTTGTTGGAGGAGTAAGACTCATGGGAGTCGCAGTCTTTGGAACGGCATCGCCAAGTACGAGTCGATAGTCGAAGATATTGCCCACTACTGCAGGGAATGATTGGTTGGAGATTGTATAGTAGTCGCCGAGGGACGCAATAGAAGAGTAGATGTAATCAACAGTTGATTCGTGACCTGTTACACAGAGTGAGTCAACAAATGTCTTGAGCAGctgagaagatgaaggaacGGGAATATACCTTTTGACCCAATAACTCTCGTCGGGTGATTGTACTCCGGGATGCTTTCCTCTGCAATTTTGTAAAGTTGCTTCGCCCGTTTGAGAAGATTGCTTGTCTTTATATCATTTTGGAGGGAAGAAGATTTAATCAATGGTTTGTGTTTTTCACTGACAAGAGATTGAGAGCTTTGTTCCGCAATGGGCTGTTGGATGACTGCGCCTGTAGCCAGAGATGCAGCGGCAAGAAATAGAGTAGAACGTAACATAATGAAGGGAACCGTGGAGATTTACCACGGATttgttattgaattgatGTTTTGTAGTTTTGAAGAAGGATGAGAGACAGAGAGGTTGGGAATGACTGAAGCTTTATGACTGAAGCTTAACGCTCCTCAGCTCAGATAGCGTATGCACGACGATATCGGCAAGCAAATTGATTGGCCAACACTTGGGCGGTGAACTTTGCGGTGATTCAATTACCCCTTGCCCTTGTCAACCTCGATTCTTGTACTCCAGACCTGGTGACCTCGCCCCTGTTTTCGATTCTACCTTTTTGATCGCTGAGCTTCGCGCCGAGGATGGATAAAGACATGACTCGATACACGTGCTATCAGTAGATCTTGGAAgttaatttatatatcttgaGTCAATGCATGTCTGACACACTAGATAAGGACTCAGGCACGCCAGGCACGCCAGGTACCAGTTGCAAACGCAATTTATGGTGTTCGTCTAAAAATCTAACCCCCTTTAACCGTCCAAGCACGCCAAGATCTCCGCCGGGGCACCTGCGTCCGCGGGGTTTCTCTACAACATTCCGGATTAGGTAGGTAGTCTCTGGCATCTAAGTCTTGGACTCGGCACGTCAGAAACTAGTTCCCGCAAAATTCATGATATTCGTTTAACAACTCTAACCCCCCTTTATCCGTTATCTATATAACATTCTCGATCAGGCAGGTAGTCTCTAAgaaatattttatcaataaatgcCAAGGTATAACACAATCATTTCACAtcatcaatccaatccaatccatccgGTCTCAACCCCAAGTCCCTTATCCAGTGTCCAAGGAATCGCCCAATATCACAACCGGAATACGCCATTTTGGTCATCTAAAGAACCGTGAATATCCGTGTTTTCCAACCGACAAACGTCTGCGCCATTCACAGAACTGAAATCAGTTCTTCACGGCTACCCCCACCATAATAGACTCAGTTCCAACAGTATCGATATCCACATGCAACAATGAGACCACAATATGTTCAGTGTGCACCAGCTGTTTCTGCAATC from Botrytis cinerea B05.10 chromosome 15, complete sequence includes these protein-coding regions:
- the Bcape3 gene encoding Bcape3 translates to MLRSTLFLAAASLATGAVIQQPIAEQSSQSLVSEKHKPLIKSSSLQNDIKTSNLLKRAKQLYKIAEESIPEYNHPTRVIGSKGHESTVDYIYSSIASLGDYYTISNQSFPAVVGNIFDYRLVLGDAVPKTATPMSLTPPTTNKDAVFGPLVLVNNNGCDASDYPAEVAGSIALILRGTCSFGDKSANAGKAGAIAAVVYNNANGSLSGTLGAPNADHIATFGISDEEAAPYVAKLKNGESIDGSAFVDALVEEITTTNIIAQTKGGDANNCVMLGGHSDSVEAGPGINDDGTGSISLLEVATQLTKYKVNNCVRFGWWAGEEEGLLGSDYYVSQLSDEENLKIRLFMDYDMMASPNYAYQVYNATDAANPDGSEALRNLYTKWYKSHQLNYTYIPFDGRSDYDAFIKNGIPGGGIATGAEGVKTAAEVEMFGGKAGDWYDPCYHQLCDDLSNLALDAWLINTQLIAHSVATYANSFDGFPKRTLESVSVSSAKKVKEETKYHGPQLIM